Proteins encoded by one window of Paraburkholderia sprentiae WSM5005:
- a CDS encoding efflux transporter outer membrane subunit, whose product MIHARRWLLAIAALLLEAGCTGSLQLQKPAAFAPQYSEAQPGVATPMSEQQLAAWWTQYNDPTLNKLIDLALAHNFDIATAYARVDQVQAGIRLARSQLLPSVGASVSAAKYHGGETQLEFEELLGINNTDAQFWRVGLQAQWEIDLFGQGRARLSAAREQARAAAGDAEAVRLSVVSGVADLYVTYRGLLRQRTILLQSRAIADDFVNIAEKSFTAGLVLSTDIEAARAGRAQVDARLQDVENGIAQARLNLQNLCGVQPTEFAGLLDESDTLMTALPHVEPGQPVDLLMRRPDLIAAQARVNAAVRQSDVARLNYWPTISLSGLLARNGWEIAGQNLGASTFWLFGAAMAMPLIDFGARRSQVESSDAQAQQAMFNYEKTALGAFYDVDRALARLNRQDELFKARNEEVTRRTTQLSQVQRRYQLGDTGRVDIDRVRVALLESQSSQVREEVGKLQAQFALFRAMGGGWLASPPVAANTRTPTGPAPASQ is encoded by the coding sequence ATGATCCACGCGCGCCGTTGGCTTCTCGCCATCGCGGCCCTGCTGCTCGAAGCCGGCTGTACGGGTTCATTGCAGCTGCAAAAGCCCGCCGCGTTTGCGCCGCAGTATTCGGAGGCACAACCGGGTGTGGCGACACCGATGTCCGAGCAGCAGCTCGCGGCATGGTGGACCCAGTACAACGATCCGACGCTGAACAAACTGATCGATCTCGCGCTCGCGCACAACTTCGACATCGCCACCGCATACGCACGCGTCGATCAGGTGCAGGCCGGCATCCGGCTGGCTCGCTCGCAACTGTTGCCGTCGGTCGGTGCAAGCGTGAGCGCCGCGAAGTACCACGGCGGCGAGACGCAGCTCGAGTTCGAGGAACTGCTAGGCATCAACAATACCGATGCGCAGTTCTGGCGTGTCGGCTTGCAGGCCCAATGGGAGATCGACCTGTTCGGCCAGGGACGCGCAAGGCTCTCGGCGGCACGCGAACAGGCACGTGCGGCCGCGGGCGACGCGGAGGCGGTACGCCTGAGCGTGGTGTCGGGTGTCGCGGATCTGTACGTCACCTATCGCGGGCTGCTGCGTCAGCGCACCATTTTGCTGCAGAGCCGGGCAATCGCGGACGACTTCGTCAACATCGCCGAAAAGAGCTTCACTGCGGGCTTGGTGCTAAGCACGGACATTGAAGCAGCGCGCGCGGGCCGCGCGCAGGTCGATGCGCGTTTGCAGGACGTGGAGAACGGCATCGCGCAGGCGCGGCTGAATCTGCAGAATCTGTGCGGTGTGCAGCCCACCGAATTCGCCGGGCTTCTCGATGAAAGCGACACGCTGATGACCGCGCTGCCGCATGTCGAGCCCGGCCAGCCTGTCGACCTGCTGATGCGGCGCCCGGACCTGATCGCGGCGCAGGCACGCGTGAATGCGGCGGTCAGACAGTCGGATGTCGCGCGGCTCAATTACTGGCCGACCATCTCGCTAAGCGGTTTGCTCGCGCGCAATGGTTGGGAGATCGCGGGTCAAAACCTCGGGGCCAGCACGTTCTGGCTATTTGGCGCAGCGATGGCGATGCCGCTGATCGATTTCGGCGCGCGACGCTCGCAAGTGGAGTCGTCGGATGCACAGGCGCAGCAGGCGATGTTCAACTACGAAAAAACCGCGCTCGGCGCGTTCTACGACGTCGACCGCGCGTTGGCCCGTTTGAACCGGCAGGACGAGTTATTCAAGGCGCGTAATGAAGAAGTCACGCGGCGCACCACGCAGCTGAGCCAGGTGCAGCGCCGTTACCAACTCGGCGATACCGGTCGCGTCGATATCGATCGGGTGCGAGTTGCGCTGCTCGAGAGCCAGTCATCGCAGGTGAGGGAGGAGGTCGGCAAACTGCAGGCACAGTTCGCGCTGTTCAGGGCGATGGGCGGCGGCTGGTTGGCCAGTCCGCCGGTGGCTGCGAACACACGAACGCCGACGGGACCAGCGCCCGCTTCGCAGTGA